Proteins from one Deltaproteobacteria bacterium genomic window:
- a CDS encoding TlyA family RNA methyltransferase yields the protein MLVERGLVESRQKARALIMAGRVVVDGAVADKPGREYRADCRIEIKEGPRYASRGGLKLEGALDRFGLDVRGLRAMDVGSSTGGFTDCLLQRGAAAVWAVDVGRGLLDWRLRRDGRVRLLEGVNVRNLARDAVTDPIDLAVIDVSFISLEKVLPKVREFLAPGARVLALVKPQFEVGRGQVEKGGVVRDPAKHRAVVEKIKGCGLALGFRCLGTTPSPIRGAKGNVEFWVLFAA from the coding sequence ATGCTCGTGGAGCGGGGGCTCGTGGAGAGCCGCCAGAAGGCCCGCGCTCTTATAATGGCGGGACGCGTCGTGGTGGACGGCGCCGTGGCCGACAAGCCGGGCCGCGAGTATCGGGCGGACTGCCGCATAGAGATCAAGGAGGGGCCGCGCTACGCAAGCCGCGGGGGGCTCAAGCTCGAGGGGGCGCTCGACCGCTTCGGCCTCGATGTGAGGGGCCTTAGGGCCATGGACGTGGGCTCCTCCACCGGGGGCTTCACCGATTGCCTCCTCCAGCGGGGCGCGGCCGCGGTCTGGGCCGTGGACGTGGGCCGGGGGCTCCTGGACTGGCGGCTCCGCCGCGACGGGCGGGTCCGTCTACTCGAGGGCGTGAACGTCCGCAACCTCGCACGGGACGCCGTAACCGACCCCATCGACCTGGCGGTCATAGACGTCTCCTTCATCTCGCTCGAAAAGGTCCTGCCGAAGGTGAGGGAGTTCCTTGCGCCCGGCGCAAGGGTGCTTGCGCTGGTGAAGCCCCAGTTCGAGGTGGGCAGGGGGCAGGTCGAAAAGGGCGGCGTCGTCAGGGACCCGGCAAAGCACAGGGCCGTTGTCGAGAAAATAAAGGGTTGCGGCCTTGCGCTTGGGTTTCGCTGCCTCGGCACGACACCCTCGCCCATAAGGGGGGCGAAGGGCAACGTTGAGTTCTGGGTCCTCTTCGCCGCCTGA